The following are from one region of the Amycolatopsis sp. QT-25 genome:
- the argS gene encoding arginine--tRNA ligase, giving the protein MTPAALADLVRNSAVQVLTARGLDDSVLPEKVTIERPRNPEHGDYATNLALQVAKKAGMKPRDFADALAEALAATDGIDSAEVAGPGFLNLRLAAGAQGQIVQQVLDAGEKYGVGETLAGVKINLEFVSANPTGPIHLGGTRWAAVGDALGRVLSAQGGLVTREYYFNDHGAQIDRFVRSLIAAAKGEPAPEDGYAGGYINDIAAEVIRQEPSALSLPDDERAETFRRVGIELMFTEIKQSLHDFGTDFDVYFHENSLHDSGAVASSVQRLKDSGNLYFSDGAWWLKSKEHGDDKDRVVIKKDGNPAYIAGDLAYFQDKRKRGFDLCIYMLGADHHGYIARLKAAAAAFGDDPAVVEVLIGQMVNLVSEGKPVRMSKRAGTVITMEDLVGTVGVDAARYELIRYSVDSTLDIDLDLLRKHSNDNPVYYVQYAHARLASLQRNASDLGLKTDGEVDFGLLTLPAEGELIRTIGEFPTVLRRAALLREPHRVARYLEELAGAYHKFYTVGRVLPQGDEEATPLTFARLALCQAARQVLANGLDVLGVSAPERM; this is encoded by the coding sequence GTGACTCCCGCAGCTCTCGCCGACCTGGTCCGTAACTCCGCCGTGCAGGTTCTCACCGCGCGCGGCCTCGACGATTCCGTGCTGCCGGAGAAGGTGACGATCGAACGTCCCCGCAACCCCGAGCACGGCGATTACGCGACCAACCTGGCGCTGCAGGTGGCCAAGAAGGCGGGGATGAAGCCCCGTGACTTCGCCGACGCGCTGGCCGAAGCCCTCGCCGCGACCGACGGGATCGACTCGGCCGAGGTCGCCGGGCCCGGCTTCCTCAATCTGCGGCTCGCCGCGGGCGCGCAGGGCCAGATCGTCCAGCAGGTGCTCGACGCCGGCGAGAAGTACGGCGTCGGCGAAACGCTGGCGGGCGTCAAGATCAACCTCGAGTTCGTGTCGGCGAACCCGACCGGCCCGATCCACCTCGGCGGCACGCGCTGGGCCGCGGTCGGCGACGCGCTGGGCCGCGTGCTGTCCGCGCAGGGCGGCCTGGTCACCAGGGAGTACTACTTCAACGACCACGGCGCGCAGATCGACCGCTTCGTCCGGTCCCTGATCGCCGCCGCCAAGGGCGAGCCCGCTCCCGAGGACGGCTACGCGGGCGGCTACATCAACGACATCGCCGCCGAGGTCATCCGCCAGGAGCCGAGCGCGCTTTCGCTGCCGGACGACGAGCGGGCCGAGACCTTCCGCCGGGTCGGCATCGAGCTGATGTTCACCGAGATCAAGCAGAGCCTGCACGATTTCGGCACCGATTTCGACGTCTACTTCCACGAGAACTCGCTGCACGACTCCGGCGCCGTCGCCTCGTCGGTCCAGCGGCTGAAGGACTCCGGGAACCTGTACTTCTCCGACGGCGCCTGGTGGCTCAAGTCCAAGGAGCACGGTGACGACAAGGACCGCGTCGTCATCAAGAAGGACGGCAACCCCGCCTACATCGCCGGTGACCTCGCCTACTTCCAGGACAAGCGCAAACGCGGTTTCGACCTCTGCATCTACATGCTCGGCGCGGACCACCACGGCTACATCGCCCGCCTGAAGGCCGCCGCGGCCGCCTTCGGTGACGACCCGGCCGTGGTCGAGGTCCTGATCGGCCAGATGGTCAACCTGGTCTCCGAGGGCAAACCGGTCCGGATGAGCAAGCGGGCGGGCACCGTGATCACCATGGAGGACCTGGTCGGCACCGTCGGCGTCGACGCGGCCCGCTACGAGCTGATCCGCTACTCCGTCGATTCCACTTTGGACATCGACCTCGACCTGCTGCGCAAGCACTCCAACGACAACCCGGTCTACTACGTCCAGTACGCCCACGCGCGGCTGGCCTCGTTGCAGCGCAACGCTTCCGACCTCGGGCTGAAAACCGATGGCGAAGTCGACTTCGGCCTCCTCACGCTGCCCGCCGAGGGCGAGCTGATCCGCACGATCGGCGAATTCCCGACCGTCCTTCGCCGGGCCGCGCTGCTGCGCGAACCGCACCGCGTCGCCCGGTACCTCGAAGAACTCGCCGGCGCGTACCACAAGTTCTACACCGTGGGCCGGGTTCTTCCCCAGGGCGACGAGGAGGCCACCCCCCTCACGTTCGCCCGGCTCGCGCTGTGTCAGGCCGCCCGCCAGGTGCTGGCGAACGGCCTCGACGTGCTCGGTGTCTCTGCTCCGGAACGGATGTAA
- the rho gene encoding transcription termination factor Rho produces the protein MSNTDLLSDVEGGAAESNGAVAPKRTVGGLTGKTVAELRSIAGDLGIGETTGMRKGDLIAAIRERQGKTKRKTPAAASETLPLEGIDAPRKAPKAEAPKTEAPKQEAPKAEAPKAEAAPAEAPRGEKVAENGAAPAAERPAQQENAQQDGQSQPEEGGRSRRRRGSNRAAGSPEQGGQQRDRGDQRDRGEQRDRGDRGDQRERGDRGDRNERGDRGEQGGNRQGNRDGNRDGNRDGNRDNRGQDNRQRNQQGGGQDGSQRQGQGPQGDDDEEGGRRGRRFRDRRRRGAGGGREQGASPDTEIREDDVLLPVAGILDVLDNYAFVRTSGYLAGPNDVYVSLSLVRKYGLRRGDAITGVVRQPRDGEQQRQKFNPLVRVDSINGLEPDEAKRRPEFTKLTPLYPNERLRLETEPHKLTTRVIDLVMPVGKGQRALIVSPPKAGKTTIMQDIANAISTNNPECHLMVVLVDERPEEVTDMQRSVKGEVIASTFDRPPSDHTSVAELAIERAKRLVEMGHDVVVLLDSITRLGRAYNLAAPASGRILSGGVDSTALFPPKRFLGAARNIENGGSLTIFATTMVETGSTGDTVIFEEFKGTANADLKLDRKIAERRVFPAVDINPSGTRKEDLLLSPDELAVTHKLHRVLHALDSQQAIDLLISRLRKTKTNIEFLMQVSKTALGSNDDD, from the coding sequence GTGAGCAACACCGATCTTTTGAGCGACGTCGAAGGTGGCGCCGCCGAGTCGAACGGCGCCGTCGCTCCCAAGCGCACGGTCGGCGGACTGACCGGCAAGACCGTCGCCGAACTGCGCTCGATCGCTGGGGACCTCGGCATCGGCGAGACGACGGGCATGCGCAAGGGCGATCTGATCGCGGCCATCCGCGAGCGCCAGGGCAAGACCAAGCGCAAGACCCCCGCCGCGGCGAGCGAAACGCTTCCGCTCGAGGGGATCGACGCACCGCGCAAGGCTCCCAAGGCCGAAGCGCCCAAGACGGAGGCCCCGAAGCAGGAGGCCCCGAAGGCCGAAGCGCCGAAGGCGGAAGCCGCCCCGGCCGAAGCCCCACGCGGCGAAAAGGTCGCCGAGAACGGCGCCGCGCCGGCCGCCGAGCGGCCCGCGCAGCAGGAGAACGCCCAGCAGGACGGCCAGTCGCAGCCGGAAGAGGGCGGCCGTAGCCGTCGTCGTCGCGGCTCCAACCGCGCCGCGGGTTCGCCCGAACAGGGTGGCCAGCAGCGTGACCGTGGCGACCAGCGTGACCGTGGCGAGCAGCGTGATCGCGGCGACCGGGGTGACCAGCGTGAGCGTGGTGACCGGGGTGACCGCAACGAGCGTGGTGACCGCGGGGAGCAGGGCGGCAACCGTCAGGGCAACCGCGACGGCAATCGCGACGGCAATCGCGACGGCAATCGCGACAACCGTGGCCAGGACAACCGCCAGCGCAACCAGCAGGGCGGCGGCCAGGACGGCAGCCAGCGTCAGGGCCAGGGCCCGCAGGGTGACGACGACGAGGAAGGCGGCCGTCGCGGCCGTCGCTTCCGCGACCGTCGCCGCCGGGGTGCCGGCGGTGGCCGTGAACAGGGCGCTTCGCCCGACACCGAGATCCGCGAGGACGACGTCCTGCTGCCCGTCGCGGGCATCCTGGACGTACTCGACAACTACGCGTTCGTGCGTACCTCGGGCTACCTCGCCGGGCCGAACGACGTGTACGTCTCGCTTTCGCTGGTCCGCAAGTACGGCCTGCGCCGCGGTGACGCCATCACCGGTGTCGTGCGCCAGCCGCGTGACGGCGAGCAGCAGCGGCAGAAGTTCAACCCGCTGGTGCGCGTCGACTCGATCAACGGCCTGGAGCCGGACGAGGCCAAGCGCCGTCCCGAGTTCACCAAGCTGACCCCGCTGTACCCGAACGAGCGACTGCGCCTCGAGACCGAGCCGCACAAGCTCACCACCCGCGTCATCGACCTGGTGATGCCGGTCGGCAAGGGGCAGCGTGCCCTGATCGTGTCGCCGCCCAAGGCAGGCAAGACGACGATCATGCAGGACATCGCGAACGCGATCTCGACGAACAACCCCGAGTGCCACCTGATGGTCGTGCTCGTGGACGAACGTCCGGAAGAGGTCACGGACATGCAGCGGTCGGTGAAGGGTGAGGTCATCGCCTCCACCTTCGACCGTCCGCCGTCCGACCACACCTCGGTCGCGGAGCTCGCCATCGAGCGCGCGAAGCGGCTGGTGGAGATGGGCCACGACGTCGTCGTGCTGCTCGACTCGATCACCCGGCTGGGTCGTGCCTACAACCTGGCGGCCCCGGCGTCCGGCCGGATCCTTTCCGGTGGTGTCGACTCGACGGCGCTGTTCCCGCCGAAGCGGTTCCTCGGCGCGGCGCGCAACATCGAGAACGGCGGCTCGCTGACGATCTTCGCCACGACGATGGTCGAAACCGGATCCACCGGTGACACGGTCATCTTCGAGGAGTTCAAGGGCACCGCGAACGCGGACCTCAAGCTCGACCGGAAGATCGCCGAGCGGCGCGTGTTCCCCGCGGTGGACATCAACCCGTCCGGTACCCGCAAGGAAGACCTGCTGCTTTCGCCGGACGAGCTCGCGGTCACCCACAAGCTGCACCGGGTGCTGCACGCGCTGGACTCGCAGCAGGCCATCGACCTGCTGATCTCGCGTCTGCGCAAGACGAAGACCAACATCGAGTTCCTCATGCAGGTCTCGAAGACGGCCCTCGGCTCGAACGACGACGACTGA
- the thrB gene encoding homoserine kinase: MTLIEVKVPASSANLGPGFDTLGLALALYDRVELQISDAGLKVEVTDVGAGGVDDVPTDESHLVVRAFRRGCEHLGLEPPGLHLRCFNAIPHARGLGSSASAVVTGVAAAYALAGQALDDDALQLAAGFEGHADNAAASLLGGFVVAWNEGERFRAERLQPHHDIRPVIAVPALRSSTEATRGLLPAQVPHADAAFTAGRAALAVHALTARPDLLLSATEDRLHQHYRAPAYPASSELVRALRAEGVAAAISGAGPTVLALTTGGILPAGVDVTSFEVTELPIDPGGVQVAAQ, encoded by the coding sequence ATGACGTTGATCGAAGTCAAGGTCCCGGCGTCTTCGGCGAACCTCGGCCCCGGATTCGACACCCTCGGGCTGGCGCTCGCGCTGTACGACCGGGTCGAACTCCAGATCAGCGACGCGGGACTCAAGGTCGAGGTGACCGACGTCGGCGCGGGCGGCGTGGACGACGTCCCGACCGACGAATCGCACCTGGTCGTCCGGGCTTTCCGCCGTGGTTGCGAGCACCTCGGACTCGAACCGCCCGGCCTGCATCTGCGGTGTTTCAACGCCATCCCGCACGCCAGGGGCCTCGGCTCGTCCGCGTCCGCCGTGGTGACCGGCGTCGCGGCGGCGTACGCGCTGGCCGGGCAGGCTTTGGACGACGACGCGCTGCAACTGGCGGCAGGCTTCGAGGGACACGCGGACAACGCCGCCGCGAGCCTGCTGGGTGGCTTCGTGGTCGCCTGGAACGAGGGCGAGCGGTTCCGCGCCGAACGGCTTCAGCCGCATCACGACATCCGGCCCGTGATCGCCGTTCCGGCGCTGCGATCCTCGACCGAAGCGACGCGCGGACTGCTTCCCGCGCAGGTCCCGCACGCCGACGCGGCGTTCACGGCGGGCCGCGCGGCGCTCGCGGTCCACGCGCTCACCGCGCGCCCCGACCTGTTGCTCTCCGCGACCGAAGACCGGCTCCACCAGCATTACCGGGCGCCCGCGTATCCGGCGAGCAGTGAACTGGTGCGCGCGCTGCGGGCCGAAGGGGTGGCGGCGGCCATTTCCGGAGCCGGTCCGACCGTGCTCGCGCTGACCACCGGCGGAATACTCCCGGCAGGCGTCGACGTTACGTCTTTCGAAGTCACCGAGCTGCCGATCGATCCGGGCGGCGTCCAGGTTGCGGCCCAGTAA
- a CDS encoding CHAP domain-containing protein: MRSILAKVAKPASVAALAISALAVAPVAGAAPAAPEAGATITAADINPAAGTFTTLSDGDLAIQGAGDGTPAGAVQWFKNRMGSTAYQGLCEKAVENAYGTTGVWASANAHWNGASPKRTTGTPPKGSFVYWNISKWGHVGIADGSGGIYATSIGGKIGHASSVRYFNNYRGWTPAAVPRR, from the coding sequence ATGCGCAGCATCCTCGCCAAGGTGGCGAAGCCGGCGTCCGTCGCCGCGCTGGCCATCTCGGCCCTCGCCGTGGCTCCAGTCGCCGGGGCCGCTCCGGCCGCCCCCGAAGCGGGCGCCACCATCACCGCCGCCGACATCAACCCGGCCGCGGGAACGTTCACCACCCTGTCCGACGGTGACCTGGCCATCCAGGGCGCCGGCGACGGCACGCCCGCCGGTGCCGTCCAGTGGTTCAAGAACCGCATGGGCTCCACCGCGTACCAGGGCCTCTGCGAGAAGGCCGTCGAGAACGCGTACGGCACCACCGGCGTCTGGGCCTCGGCCAACGCGCACTGGAACGGCGCGAGCCCGAAGCGCACGACCGGGACGCCGCCGAAGGGCTCCTTCGTGTACTGGAACATCAGCAAGTGGGGCCACGTCGGCATCGCCGACGGTTCCGGCGGGATCTACGCCACCAGCATCGGCGGCAAGATCGGCCACGCGTCGAGCGTGCGCTACTTCAACAACTACCGTGGCTGGACCCCCGCGGCGGTTCCGCGCCGCTGA
- the rpmE gene encoding 50S ribosomal protein L31 codes for MKSGIHPEYVVTHVNCDCGNEFTTRSTKTSGNLHVEICSNCHPFYTGKQKLMDTGGRVARFEARYGKRKKAEDAK; via the coding sequence ATGAAAAGCGGTATTCACCCCGAGTACGTCGTCACGCACGTGAACTGTGACTGTGGCAACGAATTCACCACGCGCAGCACCAAGACCTCCGGCAACCTCCACGTCGAGATCTGCTCGAACTGCCACCCGTTCTACACCGGCAAGCAGAAGCTCATGGACACCGGCGGCCGCGTCGCGCGCTTCGAGGCTCGCTACGGCAAGCGCAAGAAGGCCGAAGACGCCAAGTAG
- a CDS encoding homoserine dehydrogenase: protein MSTVDGRVIRVALLGCGTVGGEVVRLLTEQAEELAARAGARVELAGIAVRRPDKHPELPPELVTSDVTKLVTSEDVDVVVELVGGIEPVRQWLLDALKAGKSVVTANKALLAEHSAELFEAADAAGADLYFEAAVAGAIPLLRPLRESLAGDRITRVMGIVNGTTNYILSAMDSTGAGYAETLEEASRLGYAEADPTADVDGYDAASKAAILASLAFHTRVTASDVHREGIADVTASDLAAANVLGRTVKLLAICERVTADDGTDSVSARVHPVMIPRNHQLAGVGGAYNAVYVEADAAGELMFYGQGAGGAPTASAVLGDLVAVARNRVVGGRGPRESAHAALPVRPMGQTPTRYHVSLDVADRAGVLAQVAQAFAGHGVSIAAVRQRDANDTASLVVVTHLAPDAALRSTVDDIAELDVVHQVVSVMRVEGEHQ from the coding sequence GTGTCTACTGTGGACGGACGCGTGATCAGGGTCGCCCTGCTGGGCTGCGGAACGGTCGGCGGCGAGGTGGTCCGGCTGCTCACCGAGCAGGCCGAGGAGCTCGCCGCCAGGGCGGGCGCGCGGGTGGAGCTGGCCGGGATCGCGGTGCGGCGCCCCGACAAGCACCCCGAGCTGCCGCCGGAGCTGGTGACCTCAGACGTGACGAAGCTCGTCACCTCCGAAGACGTCGACGTCGTCGTCGAGCTGGTCGGCGGGATCGAGCCGGTGCGGCAGTGGCTGCTCGACGCGCTCAAAGCCGGGAAATCCGTCGTCACGGCGAACAAAGCGCTGCTGGCCGAGCATTCCGCGGAGCTGTTCGAGGCCGCCGACGCGGCAGGCGCGGACCTGTACTTCGAGGCGGCCGTGGCCGGGGCGATCCCGTTGCTGCGCCCGCTGCGCGAATCGCTGGCCGGTGACCGCATCACCCGCGTGATGGGCATCGTCAACGGCACCACCAACTACATCCTGTCCGCGATGGACTCCACCGGCGCCGGCTACGCGGAAACGCTGGAAGAGGCCAGCAGGCTCGGATACGCCGAGGCGGATCCCACGGCCGACGTCGACGGCTACGACGCGGCGTCCAAGGCCGCCATCCTCGCCTCGCTCGCGTTCCACACCAGGGTGACGGCGTCCGACGTGCACCGTGAGGGCATCGCCGACGTCACCGCGTCGGACCTCGCCGCGGCGAACGTGCTGGGCCGCACGGTGAAACTGCTCGCCATCTGCGAGCGCGTCACCGCCGACGACGGCACCGACTCCGTTTCGGCGCGTGTGCATCCGGTGATGATCCCGCGCAACCACCAGCTCGCCGGGGTGGGCGGCGCGTACAACGCCGTCTACGTCGAGGCCGACGCCGCCGGTGAGCTCATGTTCTACGGTCAGGGCGCCGGTGGCGCGCCGACCGCGAGTGCCGTGCTCGGCGACCTCGTCGCGGTGGCTCGAAACCGGGTCGTCGGCGGCCGTGGCCCGCGCGAATCCGCGCACGCCGCGCTCCCGGTCAGGCCGATGGGCCAGACGCCGACGCGGTACCACGTCAGTCTCGACGTGGCCGATCGAGCGGGCGTCCTCGCCCAGGTGGCCCAGGCGTTCGCCGGGCACGGTGTCAGCATCGCCGCGGTGCGGCAGCGCGACGCGAACGACACGGCCAGCCTGGTCGTGGTCACCCACCTGGCGCCGGACGCGGCACTGCGGTCCACTGTGGACGACATTGCCGAGCTCGATGTGGTGCACCAGGTCGTCAGTGTGATGCGTGTGGAAGGCGAACACCAGTGA
- the lysA gene encoding diaminopimelate decarboxylase, with amino-acid sequence MAHPAGPRHADVHPHADASGFPPSSPEELDRLYPKVWPRNTFRGGDGVVRIAGVDVRELAEQYGTPLFVVDEADFKSRCADYAEAFDDPALVHYASKAFLSIEIARWVAEQGLSLDVCSGGELAVARRANFPAERITFHGNNKSLPELEAAVEAGVGTVVVDSYFEIARLADVAARHDVVQNVLIRVTVGVEAHTHEFIATAHEDQKFGFSLASGDAAEAVRRVLNAPSLKLIGLHSHIGSQIFDADGFEVAARRVVGLLAELAKEHGTDLLDQLEIVDLGGGFGIAYTDKDNPPPPAQMITQIREIVRKECEYAGLPVPKIAGEPGRAIAGPGTITLYEVGTIKDVSLGDKASRRYVSVDGGMSDNIRTALYDAVYDCRLVSRSADDDGDGQAAAALSRVVGKHCESGDIVVRDCWLPDTLAPGDLLAVAATGAYCYSMASGYNRQPRPAVVAVRNGSARVLLRRETTDDMLRLEV; translated from the coding sequence ATGGCTCACCCCGCGGGTCCCCGCCACGCCGACGTCCACCCCCACGCCGACGCCTCCGGTTTTCCGCCGTCGAGTCCGGAAGAACTCGACAGGCTGTACCCGAAAGTCTGGCCCCGCAACACTTTCCGTGGCGGTGACGGCGTCGTCCGCATCGCCGGCGTCGACGTCCGCGAACTCGCCGAGCAGTACGGCACGCCGCTGTTCGTCGTCGACGAGGCCGACTTCAAGTCCCGCTGCGCCGACTACGCCGAGGCGTTCGACGACCCGGCGCTCGTGCACTACGCGTCCAAGGCGTTCCTTTCCATCGAGATCGCCCGCTGGGTGGCCGAGCAGGGGCTGAGCCTGGACGTCTGCAGTGGTGGCGAACTCGCCGTCGCGCGGCGCGCGAACTTCCCGGCGGAGCGGATCACCTTCCATGGCAACAACAAGTCGCTGCCCGAGCTGGAAGCCGCTGTCGAAGCCGGCGTCGGCACGGTCGTGGTGGACTCCTACTTCGAGATCGCGCGGCTGGCCGATGTCGCCGCGCGGCACGACGTCGTGCAGAACGTGCTGATCCGGGTCACCGTCGGTGTCGAGGCGCACACCCACGAGTTCATCGCGACCGCGCACGAGGACCAGAAGTTCGGTTTCTCGCTGGCCTCCGGTGACGCGGCCGAGGCCGTGCGCCGCGTGCTCAACGCGCCGTCGCTCAAGCTGATCGGCCTGCACAGCCACATCGGTTCGCAGATCTTCGACGCCGACGGCTTCGAGGTCGCCGCCCGCCGCGTGGTCGGCCTGCTGGCCGAACTCGCCAAGGAGCACGGTACCGACCTGCTCGATCAGCTGGAGATCGTCGACCTCGGCGGCGGTTTCGGTATCGCCTACACCGACAAGGACAACCCGCCCCCACCCGCGCAGATGATCACGCAGATCCGCGAGATCGTCCGCAAGGAATGCGAGTACGCGGGCCTTCCGGTGCCGAAGATCGCCGGTGAGCCGGGCCGCGCCATCGCCGGTCCCGGCACGATCACGCTCTACGAGGTCGGCACCATCAAGGACGTTTCGCTCGGCGACAAGGCCTCCCGGCGTTACGTCAGCGTCGACGGCGGGATGAGCGACAACATCCGCACCGCGCTCTACGACGCGGTGTACGACTGCCGTCTCGTTTCCCGCTCGGCCGACGACGACGGGGACGGCCAGGCCGCCGCCGCGTTGTCCCGGGTCGTGGGAAAACACTGTGAGTCCGGCGACATCGTCGTCCGGGACTGCTGGCTCCCCGACACTCTTGCTCCCGGCGACCTGCTCGCCGTGGCGGCCACCGGGGCGTACTGCTACTCGATGGCCAGCGGCTACAACCGGCAGCCGCGGCCCGCGGTGGTGGCCGTGCGCAACGGCAGCGCCCGGGTGCTGCTGCGGCGGGAGACGACGGACGACATGCTGCGCCTGGAGGTCTAG
- the thrC gene encoding threonine synthase, producing MIPQPWPGIIQAYPDRIPVPSGAKVITLGEGNTPLLPAPHLSGLTGCEVYLKVEGANPTGSFKDRGMTVAITHALASGLQAVICASTGNTSASAAAYAARAGLTCAVLVPQGKIAMGKLAQAVLHGARILQVDGNFDDCLELAQKTAIDYPVTLVNSVNPVRIAGQKSAAFEICDVLGRAPDIHCLPVGNAGNITAYWAGYSEYAGDGVVKNTPRMFGFQAAGAAPLVHGEPVADPDTIATAIRIGSPASWDGAMKAKNASTGLFEAITDEKILEAYRLLARKEGVFVEPASATSVAGLLATAADGRLPRGATVVCTVTGHGLKDPATALEGNVEVEPLAVDPTAVAAALDLR from the coding sequence GTGATTCCCCAACCATGGCCAGGGATCATCCAGGCTTATCCCGACCGGATCCCGGTCCCGTCCGGCGCGAAGGTGATCACGCTCGGCGAGGGCAACACCCCGTTGCTGCCCGCCCCGCACCTCTCGGGACTCACCGGCTGCGAGGTGTATCTCAAGGTCGAAGGCGCGAACCCGACCGGGTCGTTCAAGGACCGCGGGATGACCGTGGCCATCACGCACGCGCTCGCCAGCGGGCTCCAGGCGGTCATCTGCGCCTCCACCGGCAACACCTCGGCGTCGGCCGCGGCGTACGCGGCCCGCGCCGGGCTCACCTGCGCCGTGCTCGTGCCCCAAGGCAAGATCGCGATGGGCAAACTGGCCCAGGCCGTCCTGCACGGCGCGCGGATCCTGCAGGTGGACGGCAACTTCGACGACTGCCTCGAACTCGCGCAGAAGACCGCGATCGACTATCCGGTGACCTTGGTCAACTCGGTCAACCCGGTGCGCATCGCCGGCCAGAAGTCGGCCGCGTTCGAAATCTGCGACGTGCTCGGCCGGGCGCCGGACATCCACTGCCTCCCGGTCGGGAACGCGGGCAACATCACCGCGTACTGGGCCGGATATTCCGAGTACGCGGGCGACGGTGTGGTGAAGAACACCCCGCGGATGTTCGGCTTCCAGGCCGCCGGTGCCGCGCCGCTGGTGCACGGCGAGCCGGTGGCCGACCCGGACACCATCGCGACCGCGATCCGCATCGGCAGCCCCGCCTCCTGGGACGGCGCGATGAAGGCGAAGAACGCTTCCACCGGGCTGTTCGAAGCGATCACCGACGAGAAGATCCTCGAGGCGTACCGGCTGCTGGCCCGCAAGGAAGGCGTGTTCGTCGAACCCGCTTCGGCGACCAGCGTCGCGGGCCTCCTCGCCACGGCCGCGGACGGACGCCTGCCGCGGGGGGCGACCGTCGTATGCACCGTCACCGGACACGGTTTGAAGGATCCGGCCACGGCGCTGGAGGGCAACGTCGAGGTCGAGCCGCTCGCCGTCGACCCGACCGCCGTCGCCGCCGCGCTGGACCTGCGATGA
- the prfA gene encoding peptide chain release factor 1, producing the protein MDSSSLWGLLEEHAQLEEQLADPSVHADQARARKLGRRYAELSPVVKTIRELDTARDDLETAKELVSEDSTFAAEAEEISAKIPALEAKLTELLLPRDPYDGSDVVMEIKSGEGGEESALFAGDLLRMYLRYAERHGWKAEVLDSVDSDLGGFKDVTVSIKSRSAAVDGVWARLKFEGGVHRVQRVPATESQGRIHTSASGVLIYPEPEDVEVEIDPNDLRIDVYRSSGPGGQSVNTTDSAVRITHLPTGVVVSCQNEKSQIQNRARALQVLQARLQAIAEEEAAAKASDARRSQIRTVDRSERVRTYNFAENRIADHRVNYKAYNLDQVLDGDLDGVLDALITADREERLAEHAG; encoded by the coding sequence GTGGATTCGAGTTCGCTGTGGGGTCTGCTCGAGGAGCACGCCCAGCTGGAAGAGCAGCTGGCCGACCCGTCCGTGCACGCCGACCAGGCGCGTGCCCGCAAACTCGGCCGCCGGTACGCCGAGCTGAGCCCTGTCGTCAAGACGATCCGCGAGCTCGACACCGCGCGCGACGACCTCGAGACGGCGAAGGAGCTGGTGTCGGAAGACTCGACCTTCGCGGCCGAGGCCGAGGAGATCTCCGCCAAGATCCCCGCGCTCGAAGCGAAACTCACCGAACTGCTCCTGCCGCGCGACCCGTACGACGGCTCCGACGTGGTCATGGAGATCAAATCGGGTGAAGGCGGCGAGGAGTCGGCGCTGTTCGCCGGCGACCTGCTGCGCATGTACCTGCGCTACGCCGAGCGTCACGGCTGGAAGGCCGAGGTGCTCGACTCGGTCGACTCGGACCTCGGCGGCTTCAAGGACGTCACCGTGTCCATCAAGAGCCGCTCGGCCGCCGTCGACGGGGTCTGGGCACGCCTGAAGTTCGAAGGCGGGGTGCACCGCGTGCAGCGCGTGCCCGCCACCGAATCGCAGGGCCGCATCCACACCTCCGCCTCCGGCGTGCTCATCTACCCCGAACCCGAGGACGTCGAGGTCGAGATCGACCCGAACGACCTGCGGATCGACGTCTACCGCTCGTCCGGCCCCGGCGGCCAGAGCGTGAACACGACCGACTCGGCCGTGCGCATCACGCACCTCCCGACCGGCGTGGTCGTCTCGTGCCAGAACGAGAAGTCGCAGATCCAGAACCGCGCCCGCGCCCTGCAGGTACTGCAGGCCCGCCTCCAGGCGATCGCCGAGGAGGAGGCCGCCGCGAAGGCGTCGGACGCGCGCCGCTCGCAGATCCGCACCGTCGACCGCTCCGAGCGGGTCCGCACCTACAACTTCGCCGAGAACCGCATCGCCGACCACCGGGTGAACTACAAGGCGTACAACCTGGACCAGGTTCTCGACGGCGACCTCGACGGCGTGCTGGACGCGCTCATCACCGCGGACCGCGAAGAGCGGCTGGCCGAACACGCCGGCTGA